The DNA sequence cttgAAAATCACATTCAATTAGGAACACGAAAACCATTTATAtgctttattaaattatatttaatatttattaattatgtaagGGTGGGGTGGCCACATCCTTAGACTacctttctcataaatttgaaatatagaaattaggaaaagttttaaatcaaataatgcaTGCCATTTTCgttattaatgaattaatgacCTTTTTGGTGACACGTAGTATTATCCATTATGTATAATAAAAGTAGCGATGAATGTACGTAACATCTCTCATTAACATCGACTAATGCTTAGTAAATCCTTTAATTGATGGaaacattatataattaatatagacAGAGATTGGATCAAAAAATAATCCCATCGATCTTATATAAAAACTAAagtcaaattataatttttagattatcataattaatcaCCTGCCTATATTATGTCACATGGCACATTTTTAAGgttaattttatatgattgattgtcgataattattgaataatctataatgatttatataataaattagtcAATTCTTTGTTATAATGCTTTTCACTTTTCAGAGGCAAGAAccaataactaattttcaatataaaaatagataagaaataattaaatatttttactagATAGTACTAACATTTTGCATACTAAATTACCtttgtattaataaatttagtacataataaaattgaaaattatacttATTTCTGATGTTTTCGTTTCATATTTTGTCCGTGAAAAATACTTGATTTTTTGATTCAGACGCAATTTACACAAACGCCGtgttaaaaattgattatatataaatgcttatataaatatagattttgaaatatttaaagtgACAAAATTATAAACCTTCCTTGCATCTATCagagtatttttctttttgaaataatCTAGGAGAGTATTTTATGAGAAATAGTTCGGAAAACCATATTATAGTACAACCTCTATTATACTAAAATGGAATAACTCAACAAAAACTTTTTAcgtatattaaaaaattagggtAATATGATGAGTAGTGTCTAAGGCAAATAAAGAACTTTATTAGGTCTCATCTCCGCAGTCAAGAAATACCTCTTACATTTCTTTGGACAATCTCAATTTCGATTACTTCATCATTGCCTAACTCAATATACATACCTTCATTCTCAGATTTcccaacttttttatttatataaatagacATACCagatttatgtaatttaagaTCATAGGCCAATAATCACGATACATACATTTTACCATCAAATAATCAAGCTAAGTGAGGATGGCGATGAGGGGTCGAGGCGTCGCTGGGGTTTGGCCGGTGTACGAAGATTTCAAGCCCAACTCGGAATGGCAACAAGATGTTCATTCCCATAGCCTCATTATTTCTATCCCTGGTATGCTTGTGTTTTTATACATCGTGACAGTCTGTCACGagtttttatgcaaaattaaatgttactGCTATTGTAAATTTTAGGTTTCATGAGAGAGCAACTTAGGGTTTCGACAGAAGGCCGTAACATCGTTAGGGTTCGTGGGGAGCGACTCATTGCCGGCAACAAATGGAGCCGTTTCCTCGAGGATTTCGAGGTTCCTGAGAATTCCGACATGAACTCAATTCGAGCCAAGTTCCACGATGGCGCTCTCACCATCACAATACCAAAAAAGACAATCGACAAGCCTCATCATGAGGCTCGCGAAgaagagaaacaaaaacatgTTGAGGACCGGGGCAAGGAAGCTAGCTCATCGAAAACAAAGCTGGCCGGAGCTGAGAGAGAGGAAGCTGCAAAGGAAGAGAGGATGAAAGAACTTCCAGCcaaggaaaagggaaaagaaggAAAAGGAAAGGAAGGAATCGAGTCGAGTGGAAGTGAAGATGGAGCTTTCACCAAGGCAGTGAAAggaggaaagaaaaaagaggtaATCGAGTCGAGTGGAGCGATTGCGAAAGCAGTGAAAGGCGTGGCTGAGCTGAATGAAGAGAGGAAGTTGATGGTGAATATGGGGGTGGCTGTGCTTGTAATCGTCTCGTTTAGTGCTTATGTCACCTACAAGTTTGTAGCAGGAGACGATAAGAAATAGATAGGTTGTATAACCTAAACTATGtaacacaaaataatataagatGAGATTGTCGAATATACTATCAAATGCCAAGACATTTCATCTTTTATATAATCATTGGTGTTTAATATAAAACtagtgaaatttttttatttaagcaACCTGATACGAGTATTATTatgattagatattttaggAATTAGCTATATCTTGTTCATACCGTCTAAAATATGATTTGGTATATGtcatatattataattacttGTGGATCTTTTCGTATAGAAATAACAAATTAGCTTTTCCTTCATAAATGCAAATGCATATCAATGAACTTGCTTCTCTAGTAAAAAACTTGATGTCTAGCCAATCTGATTGCACCGTTGTTGTCACAGCTTTTAACTACCGCCTCTTGCCTTACACCAAAATCAGCTTCTCAACCAAAAACTTTCCAGTACAGCTGCTGTCAACATCATATACTCAGCCTCTGTTGTGGATAGACCCACCACACTTGGGAGGTTTGATTTCCAGCTAACTGATGCTtcaaaaaaggtaaaaatgtAACTTGACTGAGATCTTTACACTACAAAAAACTCGCTATTTAGTGACGGATTGTGTATAGGGATTGAGTTTCTGGTTGGTTTTAGCCTTTGGCCGAGAATTGGGTAAACAGGCTATGATGAGAATTTTCTGAGCCAGATTATTTccggctctgataccatgataAAAGGATCGAAGAATTGGTTTTTGTGTATTCAGTGACGTGTTATTTACAGTGAATTACATCCCCTTTTATATGTTGAATAATCTACACAAAAGGTAAACctaattctatttttggtagtacaTCAATTGTGTATCAATTACTTGATTCATCATATCATTCCTTGATACACGGGATCTTCTTCCAacaaatacaaacaaaatatttcaatgcAGAAAAGTTAAGCGGcgtgaatttattcatatcaACTTTTACATTTAAACATAGATACGAagactaattaataaattaaattgtcaCCAAATTGCCTTGCTGGTATAGCAAGAAAGAATTCCAGCACGAAAAACTTCCGTGATATTGTTCGATGCATTTAGGAAGGCTCAAAATCGTAAAAGACAAGAGAGGTCCAACGTACAAAGGAGATTCAAAAAGCTAGCAAACAGCTGAGTAACAACTAATAAAAGAAAGTCTACAAACCACAGACAAACACCAAATCAACCAAGCAATGATACCCCAAGACACAGccaaagagagaagaagagataGAAAAGTCAAACCTGCTTCACCAAGAAACAAACCTGCTACTTCTACTCTCCCTTTCAACCTCTGATATTTCTCAAATCTTATGTTCAACTTTCGTGATATTTGTGCAGCACCTTCAGCTGTGTACCTATTACAGAGTCACCAACTATTTAACCATTCAGTTATTTCCAGTGATGGATCCAGACTTTTTGAATTGGGAATGCGaattatatagtaaaaaaaaatacatagtaccatagtattaaataatgttaaaaataatataaataaaaaaataatgttcaAGTTTAAAGTcacataatcataaaaattttcaaactatCTAATATCTAAAAATGGtcgaaaaattgaatattttgaattcacGCTAGATATTAAAACACTAACTAAAATCtgcataaaatagaaataataaaaatgaaataacattaaaaaaaatacctaaaacgtaaatagaataatagaaaCTAAAATCTGCAAACACACGTGATGAGGAGCTACCTAAGTACTCCTACtatctaaaaaatataataataataataataataaaaataataataataataataaaaataaaaataaaaaagaagtaatatttaaaagctACCTAAAACATGATGAGGAGGAATCGAACTTGGGTATATTATGTGAGAATAGGCTCAACTACCGCTAGGCTATACACACCATTTGTATAATTCATCTCAAATATATACTAAGGAGAGAATTATTTGGGGTACACTTGTACCCCTTGCTCCTAGCTGGATCCGCCAGTGGttatttcatttccttttaGATTATGATAGTATTGCTTGACTTTACATATATCATTGGCaggaatttgagaaaatgatcGTTTTCCGTGTTATTCTTAATACTTACACTTGCCTATTACGAAAAATAACATTCTATGTAGAAAATATGTAGTAAAGTAAAGaagatataatttaaaatactatttctgtAGGAtggatgaaaaaggaaattaagtCATATTAGGAGTTCCATTTaaaatacttccttcgtccccaaagaatatacactttgggtacggcacgggttttaacgTAAAATctgtaaagtaagagagagatagggagaaaaagtaattaaagtattgttagtggagaatgagtctcacctcattagagagaacaGACTTTCCagaattagaaagtgcatattcttgtgggactgACTAAAACGgaaatagtgcatattcttgtgggacggacggagtattcaataaattgtaataggcctcacattccactcatattttattataaaattaatattccctTCGTCCTATAGAAATATGCTGAACTTTTGTTTTGGACCGTCACTTAGAAGTAGTCAATatctatttatgaaaattttttcacctttttacTTTGTCATTTATGGCCCCAACATCCATACattatttcaattgttttttctccttatctcttattataaattacacattaaaactcgtgtcatctATAATCAGGCTATTTATATGGgatagatggagtatataaaaatgtgaatcatattccactatttcttaaatcccgtTCCGAACTTAATTAGGACtacagagagagtatataaaagtaagtttgacattccactattttctttattc is a window from the Salvia hispanica cultivar TCC Black 2014 chromosome 1, UniMelb_Shisp_WGS_1.0, whole genome shotgun sequence genome containing:
- the LOC125201097 gene encoding protein RESTRICTED TEV MOVEMENT 2-like — encoded protein: MAMRGRGVAGVWPVYEDFKPNSEWQQDVHSHSLIISIPGFMREQLRVSTEGRNIVRVRGERLIAGNKWSRFLEDFEVPENSDMNSIRAKFHDGALTITIPKKTIDKPHHEAREEEKQKHVEDRGKEASSSKTKLAGAEREEAAKEERMKELPAKEKGKEGKGKEGIESSGSEDGAFTKAVKGGKKKEVIESSGAIAKAVKGVAELNEERKLMVNMGVAVLVIVSFSAYVTYKFVAGDDKK